One Actinomycetota bacterium DNA window includes the following coding sequences:
- the ribE gene encoding 6,7-dimethyl-8-ribityllumazine synthase, whose protein sequence is MAENYKSYEGMLDAKGLKFGIVVARFNEFISSRLLDGAVDCVIRHGAGKGAVEVAWVPGAFEIPLVASKMAESGKYDAVIALGAVIRGGTPHFEYVAGEVSKGIAKISLDTKVPVAMGVLTTDSIEQAVERAGTKAGNKGWQAAAGAIEIAQLLKTMK, encoded by the coding sequence ATGGCAGAAAACTACAAGAGCTATGAGGGCATGCTCGACGCCAAGGGCCTCAAGTTCGGCATCGTCGTCGCGCGTTTCAACGAGTTTATCTCCAGCCGCCTGCTGGACGGCGCGGTGGATTGCGTCATCCGTCACGGGGCCGGCAAGGGCGCCGTCGAGGTAGCCTGGGTCCCCGGAGCTTTCGAGATTCCTCTGGTTGCTTCCAAGATGGCCGAGAGCGGCAAGTACGACGCCGTCATCGCCCTGGGCGCGGTCATCCGCGGCGGCACGCCGCACTTTGAATACGTCGCCGGCGAAGTGTCAAAGGGCATCGCCAAGATCTCCCTGGATACCAAGGTTCCGGTGGCGATGGGCGTGCTGACCACCGACTCGATCGAGCAGGCCGTCGAGCGCGCCGGCACCAAGGCCGGCAACAAGGGCTGGCAGGCCGCCGCCGGCGCCATCGAGATAGCGCAGCTGCTCAAGACCATGAAATAA